In Argiope bruennichi chromosome X1, qqArgBrue1.1, whole genome shotgun sequence, the genomic stretch AAAATAAGTGATAGATGAATCGGTCCAGAAGTAATGAGTTAATGGATATTTTATAGCTTTGGAGATTTTATTACTCAATCTAGCTGCCAAGAGAGCACTCATTAACTCAAGTctagttattgaaattatttttaatggagcCACTCTGCACTTTGATGCTACAAAACTAGTAAAACTCTTTCCGTCCTTTAATGTTACTCGAAAATACACAACCACTCCATAAGCTTTCTTAGAGGCATCTGAAAAACAGTGCATTTGAATGTTATCTATATCAGTGGAATGATTATCTCCAAAATAGTAACGGGGTATATTGAAAGTATTCAGTTCTAGAACTTCCTCACACCATTCATTCCAATCAGTGTCTAATTTCATTGGGAAACGCTCGTCCCAGTCCAAACCCAAACACCACAGTTcttgtattaaaatctttaatctaaTTATGAATGGTCCAAGAAAACCTACAGGGTCAAATATACGACCTGCAGCTTGTAAAAGATATCTTTTAGTGTTCATTCGTTTCGAGAGAAATTGTATTAAACTTTTAGcatcgaaatgaaataaatcacgGTCGGGGTTCCATACAATTCCTAGTACCTTAGAAGGCATGAAAGTTTCGTTTTTAGGCTCAATGGAGGGATCAATGTCCATTCCAATATCTTTCCATCGATCACGCAACTCGAATGAATTAGTTTGCCACTTTCTTAAAATCATACTTGCATCCtcaaaaatcttaaaactttctAAGCTCGTTTTTAAAGCATCCTCTACATTTTGTTGACCACTAATTAAATCATcgacatataaagaattatttaaaatttcacaagttTCAGGAAAATTATCCACATACCCTTTCAAGTGATGCTTGATTGTTGCAGCGAGGAGGAATGGACTTGAACTTACCCCGAATAAAACACGGGTCATTCTATATATCATCAAATTTTGTCCTTCAGAGCCATCtggttctgaaaaaaaaaatctggtcgCATCCCGATCCTCTTCATTAATTTCTATCTGGAGGAATGCCTGCTTTATGTCAGCTGTGAATACTATAggattttctctaaatttaatcaaaagaagaaaactaTCAGGGTTTAAATTTAATCCAATATGTAAACAATCGTTCAAGGATAGTTCTCCTTTACCATGGGAAGACGCATCAAAAACAATGCGTAATCTACTTGTCGTCTTATCCTTACGAATCACTGCTCTATGAGGCAAATAAAATGTTGGTTCGTTCGTCTTTTTATTCAACCCACACATAACTTGTTGAATAACGTTCTCCTTTAGATACTCATCCAGAACAGTTTTGTATTCAGTAAAAAGCAAGGGGtcattaagaaattttgtttttaaacctaAAAAGCGTTTTAGAGCAACTTCACGATTATCGTGTAACTGTTCCTTCATACGAGGTTTCCACGGGAGCTTTACGTTGTATCTGTTATTAGAGAAAGTAATTCCTGATTCAAATTCCTTCATAATTGCatcgtcaaaaatattttcatcggtATCAGCCTCAACGCCTAAGTTTTCTAATTacccaaaaatttttaattgatccgatatcatttttacttacatttatattttatggaaaacaATACCATAACCAACATGGTCGTCCGTCTTGGAACCATccgtgaaaatattcaaatactttgaatactgacagcgatgagaacaaaaaagtttttgaaaaattacagggGCCGTTGTCGACTTTTCAAAACCATGAAAAGGGTTTATAAAGGAAAACTGAGGGATATCCTAaggaggaaatgaaaataaatcaagtgTCTGAATATTCATATCACGGAGTTCCGAATCATTTAGGAGTAATTTAactctctcacaaaatggaagaatGTTAGAAGGTCGAGCCGTGTATAATCTCCGAAGGCGAATAGGAAGTATCATGGAGTGCATAGGGTGTTTCGGGACAGACATTGCTCGGAGGTAATAGTGTACAGATATTTTTTGGCGCCGTAAATTTAATGGCATTTGGTGAGAGAAAACATAGAGACTTTCCACTGGTGAGGTACGAAATGCACCTGAACAAATTcttaaagcagaatggtgtaTGGTATCCAATCTACGTAAAACAGAAGATCTTgcagaaccatataccatacaaCCATAATCCATGCGTGCTAGAATAACTGATTCATATATTCGAAGCAAAGATGTTCTGTCTGCTCCCCAAGAGGTTCTTGAAAGTACTTTGAGAATGTTCAATGatctgtcacacttcttccgcagatgtaagacatgcggaaggaaggtgagcttGCGATCAAATATTActcccaaatattttatttcattaaccacAGGTATTCCAGTATTTTGGATATGGATTATAGGATCCAAATGGATTCCACGCTTCCTGCAAAAATGCACACTTCGACTTTTCTCAGGTGAAATCACATGCCCGTTTTCATCGCACCAATCTACCAGTTTGTTAACTGCGACTTGCAGCTGGCGCTCTATTAAGCGCATATTGCTCCCTTTGCAAGATATCTGAAGGTCATCCACATATAATGTACCTTGGATAGATGGAGGTAAAACGTTAAGAATCTGACTAAAATGGacaataaaaagtgtaacactgaggatgcttccctgtggaacaccctcagcctGAATAAAAGGATTACAATATAAATTACCAACCCGGACACGAAATGTACGCAatgataaaaagtgttttaaaaacatgGGCAAGTTTCCTTTAAAGCCAAAATTTGCAAGTGTAGAGAGAATACCAAACCTCCAGGCACGATCATACGCCTTTTCTAAATCGAAAAAGACAGAGACCAGATGATTTCGGCAAACAAATGCATTGCGGATTTGAGTTTCGAGTAAAACAATATTATCAAAAGTCGCTCGTCCTCTACGAAAACCACTTTGCAGTAATGGTATGGATgcttttttctataattcatatatCAGACGGGCATTAACCTGCGTTCAAGCGTCTTACATAGGCAACTTGTGAGCGCAATAGGCCTATAGTGCAAAGGGTTAGAGGAGTCCTTGCCGGGTTTCAAGATAGGAATCACAACAGCTTCATGCAATTGTGATGGGaacttctgttcaatccaaatGCGATTAAATAGAATCAGCAGATTGGAAAGAGAAGTGGTtgacaaatggcgaagcatgctataagtgattccatcaggaccagggctggtatcatgagCCTTCTTCAAAGCTGCCAGTAGTTCATGCAACCTAAATTCCGTATTGTAAGGAAGCGATTTCCGGGTGAAGAAACACAAGGACTTGCGTTCTGCACGTTTCTTAACAGCTATAAATGAAGGCTTATACGAATTAGTCGCTGAAACTTGTGCAAATGAATGTCCAAGAGTATTCGCGATATCTAAAGGAGAAGATACCAATCCGTTTTCAGTCTTCAGAGCAGGAATGGAAAATTCTTGATAAATTCCATTCGCTGCCTTGACCTTTCTCCAGAGAAGTTTCGGAGAAGTAAAGGCTGTGATAGAAGAGATGAACTTAATCCAGGACTCTCTCTGACTTTGCCTACGGACACGACGAGCATTGGCTCTGGCACGTTTGAAAGCAAGTAAATTCTCTGTTGTGGGATATCTGCGGAAAATATTCCACCGCTTTTTTTGTTCTCGGTGACTGTCGCGGCAagcctcattccaccacggtctcggGAATTTCATCAAACGTGGGGAGCTTTTGGGGATTGTATTGTTCGCAGCGTCAATTAAACAGTCAACTACATTTTGGACTGCCTCTGTAATATTAGTTGTTCTGACCATATTCTCTGAAATTACTGCCTGTTGCATGAAAGCATTCCAATcagcccgctggaataggaaacgcgggGGACAAGAAGTCGCGCCGCCTCTATCAGCATAGGAAACCATTAAGGGGAAGTGATCACTATCATAGAGATCCGTCGCAACTGCAAAATTGAGCAACGGAAAGAGATCGGGAGAGCAAATAGCCAGATCCAGACTGTGAAAACTGTGAAACGTACGTGTGGGCTCATGGAAATAGGTTTTCTCATTATGATtaagcagacagagacagttatcagagataaactgttcaatctgtcgcccacgagaatttgtatttTCCGAGCCCCATAAAGtactatgagcattaaaatcaCCAAGTAGTACGAAAGGTTTGGGTAGTTGGtccaataaattattaagttcatgTTGGTTAATAATAGCATGTGGAGGCAAGTAAATGCTGCAAACTGTGATAAGGGTCCGTATATGGACTTGAACAGCCACAGCTTGTAAAGAAGTTTGCAAATTTAAATGTGAGCTTGGGTAAAGATTGGAGGTTGAAATGCAAACACCACCGGAAGGATTATTTCCAGTATTAGCATCTTTACGAGCACAGTTATATCCACGGATTTTCATGGGGATGTCATGTTTCAGGAAAGTTTCCTGAAAAGCAAAACAAGCGGGATGGAACTGgttaataatttgctttatacCAACAAATTTGGACCGAAGGCCACGACAGTTCCAAGAAATGAAAGTTCCCATTATGTAACAGCAGTATTGAGAATGTTGGTGCGAGTCTTATCAAGAGTTggcgaaacatcgcaactcatttgttACTCATCCTCCTCGTCAGACGGATGAAGGGAAATGGAATCGGGACTTTTAGGTTTgccaaaaatggacgttaagtccttatgaaCATTACCTTGTGTCGCAAGTCCCAAAGCGACAGAATTTTGTGATGTcgattttttcaactttaatctAATGTCTTTTTGTGAGATTCCTCGTTTCGCAAGCTTAAGTTTAAGTGATTTCTGAGAGTTAGAATTAATTTTAGGTCTAGACGATTTGTTAGTTACAGGAGTcgtgtttgtttcattttcaatttccgAATCGGATGACTTTTCAGTATTTTGCGGTTGGGGAGCATATTTTGCACAATTTGTGCAGGAACAATTTACACAGAAGGTTGTTTTAACTATGGAAGCATAGCTCAATCCAGGTTTTGGTGTCTGATTTAGAACTTTTTTCCGAGCTTCAGGATAGCTGAtgtcttctttaaatttaatagaggtaatttctttttcaactttcCATCGTTCACAGGACCGAGAGAAAGATGCATGATTCTCACCgcaatttacacatttttcttcagCGTTACATTTCTGGCTGTCGTGGCCTTTTTCAGCACAGCGGGCGCATGTTAATGTCCCGCGGCAGTTAGCCCTGGagtggccaaaacgctggcattgaaAACATCTTAAAGGATTAGGGATGTACTGGCGGAAAGGCAATTTTATATATCCTGCATAAAGGTATTCAGGTATTTTTGGTCTATCAAAGGTCATTACGTAATGTTTGGTGGgtaggagttgtccatcccgccgaatggtGATCTGGCGTACATGAGTTACTCCTTGGGGTTTCAGTTCCTCGGAGATCTCCTCTAGAGGAACGTTAAATAATTCCCCACACGTTATTACTCCTTTCGAGAAATTTAGGGATGCGTGAGAGCTGACAGTAACGGGAAAGGTGGCTAAGGCTTTAAGTTTCCTAATTTGCTGTGCTTGCTTTTTGGAATTTACCTGTaccagcaagtcaccagaacgcatcttCCGGATAGAAGATACCTCACCAATGGTTGCTGTAATGGCTTTCTGTACGAGGAATGGTGATATAGAATTAAATGATTCATTCTTTTCAGAAACACGTTTGATAACAAAGTAACGGTTAAAATGTGGaagattacttttgaaattaagttctttgtgatgcccactgaagggagattttcgGGAGGAGCCCATGCGATATCGAAtaagattcgggtccgacggcaccgcccaccacggagcccaacaagggaaggcagccaccggctctggccagtcccagcctcggcacttaccttagtgctggccggtacctatacgctcggagttacccccggggatagtgaccacccttaacgccaagcccaaggagtaaccccttcgcttgatccttagcaaactaaccacttaggtggttagcaaccagccgattgatgcacaggggaccacagtacaccacccgtctttcaaatgggtcgccacgcacggcaaacacgtggggttttggctgtccatgagaagcaagaagcaaacagagcggcgacagcttctcatggagagctccctcgcttgccgtcgagggaaggaaaaaattaagcagatagcagaaggcgtattggagtggaaacataaagggagtatagatccctgggtacctcgggattgggacacccgtactcacctatagtaggtgagccgcTGAGGGGCGCCGGTTTCCTGATCTCTACAGCTGGAATAGGTGAAAGGCGTCTCTAGGACGGAACAGAGacatttacagtatatttctCAACTTACCACAAATATATTGTCATGTAAATGGTTAGGGAAATGCAAACTGCGTATGTATTTTAGGAAAGGTTTCTTCTACCGATTGGACCCCGAATcagaaatataacagaaaaacaatattgcaatttcagtaacaaaattacctaccaaatttcatttattgtgatttaagttatcgcatttagatattatttaaaatgtgatatggaactatattttaggtgctttctataaaatcttatatCTCTCTACGTTTTGTTTTTATCGTGTTCACCTACACTCAAATAGCCATACAGACTTCCTGAgcatagatttcgttcaaaatttgatagaaatctaccaatttagtataaaaaccatgtaccaaattttgtacatgtaGATAGCACATACAATTGTAATtctcgaaaaaataaataaaataaaatttaagtaaatgaaagtCATGATTTTGATTACTGtctacgtttcagatcttccCGAGTTTGAAAACATGGTTTTAGAACATGATATCTGAAAAACGATTAGAGCTACATGTgcgaaatttggtgcatggattttacactaaatttgtagatttcattaaaattttgaatgaaatccattcttaGGAAGTCTGTAAGGCTACTTCAGTGAACACGATAAGTAAAAAAGCGAAAAGAGTTAGATAATAAGGTCTTATATAAAGCACCTAAAATATAACTCTTTGTACAtcagaaacataaacaaaatcatacgaaaacaagttttaaacactagaaataaagaaatagccaacattaaaaaagcaacagcaaaaaagtttttatctatttatttatttaattttctcattaacgaaataaagatctttaaaaaatttcactcgagattttgacgaatctcaccGTTTTAAACCTCAATGAgcacaaaagacaaaaaaaattggtataaagttTCTCTGTTTGTTTATCTGTCCTGGAATGAGAACTCAATAGCGTTTTGAGctcgacaaatgaaatttggttcatggtatttacaccaaatttgtttcCTACCAAATTAtgatcgaaatccattcagatatagtctatctatctagctctgcgaatataaattaacatgataaaaggaatagagctagatggataaaatttggtacatgtattaAACATGTTATGTATAGATATCTATCACATTCAGAACCAAATCAGTTCAGGGAATGACCGCCTGTTGTTCCGtatattagaaatagaattttcataaacatgtaaacggTATTTGCTCtatgaatttgtgactacaattgtagttttgtatgaaattttgttttcaatggattggggaacatttttttctaaaacacaaatttgattttcagtttttattaacaGCATGCTATGGAATAATCCTTCTAAAAAAACCGTCGAAAATCACatgataaattaagtaaaagcactaaattcacgccaaagatttatatttcttaaccGTTCTTTgcgaattttataataaagatacaaGCCTTTATCGAAGATCCGCAATTTTATGTGGGAATAGGGAAAGGAATAACGCCCTTATTAAACCAGAACGAtgaagttttgggaagatcactccagctggcttatttaatttcaaaataagatttaatttgaaagaatgttttttattagaCAGGGCCCTGTCTATATAGTTTACTGGTAATTATAAGCCCAATACTCAGATTATTTTGCAAACTTTCCGTACTTTtacctttactttaaaattatttttttacccgATTATCTGAAAGACATTGTAATGtttctttagtaaataaaaacCGCCCGCCTCAAAAAAGTCACAAATGTAATTTTGGGGTAATtccgaaatacattttttatatttctgaagcaaaaacttggtttttaaaaattattggaaaaatagaatatcttggagaatttatttatttggagagttttaaaatatgttgcagGTTACACTTTCATATGCTTACCTTCATTATCTACGctttttcataacaaatattGCAACAATcggtaattaataaatgaaaatgtttgatgtttCTTTTCACTCATTCGGTTGCACAGccattttttacaggagggcacatttacacatctcacagatagaacaacggaagaacaaccatgcccaaaccgggacgcgtacccaggacgcctagatcacggggaagacgcgctacccctatgccaggacgccggcttaagtgttcaaataatgcatataattattagtataatcaaaaaaattaatttattatcatccAAAGATATTGTTCTATATTAATGGAGTTTgcagaaatttttagttttaaaattttgcagaatttttttttcttttttcttgtctataaataatttaatagataaagtTTTATCAAAGTAGATGTcaataatattagatattttttattaaaaatcgacattcaattgtttctttgacggtctattcttttttttttccatgttttattcattaacttttttaaagaaattatgcaGTCTACCATTCAaggacttcatttttattttcattacatagttaaaattaattgactatgagttattttattgtttgaattaatcgcttgattataaattaaattgaaataaactgaGTATCAAAATTTCTATCTCGAATTAAATCATAGAAATCTTCTCCCCGgcgtgtaaaatttcaatttattctgactttccaattattcttttttaaaagaaaaaagtcctcattaaattcacaataatatcaATCATCCATTCAGCTTGACTTCACCTCGctcttcaagattttttttttttttttttgttaaattaacaaTCTTGTCCATTTAAGAaatgaccttttttttatttttataaatatatatacaaacccTCACTTCTTACGATTGCCCTGAAAAGAGGATAACTTCCTCACTTTTACTTATTATACGAACCCTCAAGCATAGCCACGCCTCTTCCAGGATGATTGACACGGTACATTTTGTCACAGGTCTGGGTAGTTTTCCTACCCGGAGTCGGCTTTGAGACGTTTAGTTTCCAGGTATGAAACTTGATTTCCTTAAATATCCTCCATGTATAGAGGGCTGGCGAAGATCTGATTTTCTTCTCCTGTGGAAGTTaaggtaacttttttttttacgaattcctTTCCAAAATAAGTTTCTTACTGCTTTTAAAATCGAAAACTGATGAGCAATGAAAATGAACATGCATTACTCACCTCTCGCTCTTTATTACTCGCGGTCGCTCTTTTCGGGCTGAAATGAAGTCACATCGAAAGTACGAATCGACATCAATACGAGttactattaaattaaatgaatcagtCATCAACACTGAAGAGAGCCAATctgaaaaatactaaaacatttaattagttgaaattttttacagaattatatGCAGGAATTTTAGTATAAACATATGCAATGGAGCTGTAACACCACACATAGCAAAGTTTGCCGAAAACAGTTCTGATTTTGTTTTCAGGAATTCCAGGAGTTGAGTTATCTCAGCAGAAGTGGAAATGCTTTTCGTGACATACTCCCCACCTTGAGTTTCACCACACTGAAACTCAATTCTCAAAGAAGAAATATTCTAGAGTTCCAAACGATGAGGAGTGCGTAGAGTTCGACCATAGCGGTTGATTAGCCGAGGTTGAGAAGTGGGTAATAGATCTTCCGGAGAGACAGGCACTGGCGATGTTACTTCTTGAGAGACGGGAACAGGTGCTGATTCTTTCAGAGAGACGGGCACTGGTGCTGGTTCTTCCTTAGAGACGCGCACTGGTGCTAGTTCTCCTTGCTTAGTGCAAACTTTGACAAGACGCACTATTCCGTCTTTTCCTTTGATTAATTCGACCACTTTTCCAAGAGGCCAACTGATTCTTTTAGCCATGGTTTCTAATAAAACGATATCTCCTATGGAAAAGATGTAGCTGTTTCGTGATTTTTTCGCATATCTTCTAAGCTGATCAAGATACTCAGACCGAAACCGTTTCCTTAGATCTTCACGAAGTTTCaatctataaatatatcttttttgcaAACTGGAAGATTTGATTTGATCCATATCTGAAACTCCAGTTTCTTTAAGGTTTCTCAGAAACATCGCTGGAGTCAGTGGTTGGAGTTCCAGGTCTTCAGAAACATAAGTTATTGGTCTGGAATTAATGACATTCCCACAATTGCAAAGGATTGTTAAAAGCTCTTCATATTTTAAGCAAGCCTTGCCGAGGATTTTTCTTAAGATGGTTTTCATTAGGCCAATCAATCTTTCCCAGAATCCACCCCAACATGGCGAGCTAAGCGGGATGAACTTCCACTGTATTCTTGACACAAATGTGTCGCTTTTGATTTTTTGCCAATCCACTCTTCTCGGAGCTTGATTGGATCCATGAAAATTAGAACCGCTATCAGTACAGATGGTAGAAGGTCTTCCTCTTCTTGCGATAAACCAACGTAAAGAGAGAAGGAATTTGGCAATCGTAAGTGATGTTACTAATTCTAGATGTACTGTGCGGTAAACTGCACAGGTAAATAAAACAATCCAAGCTTTGGATCCatcttttaaaaacaaaggaCCTGCAAGATCAATACCAGTAATTTCAAAGGTAGCAGAGTCCCTTAAACGGTCTTCCAGCAAAGGTGCAGCTTGTATCTCGAGATGTTTAGCCTCAAATCTTTTACAGGTGATACAAGATTTTAGAACCCTGCGAATTGTTTTGCGACTTCTAATTAACCAATAATGTTCTCTCAAACTTGACATTAAAGTCTGAATTCCACAATGAGTTAGAGTTTTGTGTCTATGCATTATCATTTTATGAACTGCAATATGATCAGAAGGTAGAAGGatagtatatttgaaattttcaaaatccttcCTCATTAAAAGTTGTGTCTTGATTCTAATGAGACCTTTTGGATCAACGAACTGACGAAGGTTTCGAAGTCTTTCTTCACTGACTGTTCTAAATTAggtcttttgtataattttccaaattatggTTTCAGCTTCTGCCAGTTCttcaatttccaaattttgtgAGGTGTACAGAGTCACCTTTTTACAATTTCTGACAAATCTAAGTATCCAGGCTGTAATACTTACGATCTTCTCGAAAGATGAAATATTGGTTAAGTAATCAAATTCTTCATTCTTTGTAACTGCCAAAGTAACTATAGTCTTCTTCTTCTCCgaatttatgatttctttatcGACCATAGCTTCATTAACTGGCCAATGTTTCTCATCTTGCTTGAGCCAAGATGGGCCATCATGCCAGTGTTGACTTAAAAGAGTGACCACAGAACATCTTGAAAGTAAGTCGATTGGATTGAATGTTCCAGGAATATGATTCCACTCACCTTTTGAACTGTAGTTTCTTATTTCTCAAACACGGCACATGACAAAAGCTCCCCAATCTTCTTCATTTTTAATCCAATGTTAAGCATTCATCGAGTCCATCCAATAAAATGTAGTTACATCTTCCATGTGTAAATCTTGTTTGATTGTTGTCATGAGGCGTATTCCTATAGTGCACGCGAGAAATTCCAGTCTGGAAACCGTTACAGGTTTCAATGGAGCTACTCGGGATCGTGACTGTACGAGTTGACAGGAAATCCCCTCTTCATTTTCGCTTCTCAAATATATGCAGGTTGCACACGCTAATTGAGAGGCGCCACAGAAAACGTGGAATGataaattgtttctttctttaagaTTTATTACCAATCTTCTAGGGATCGTTAAATTATCAAGTATCTTCATTCGAAATATCAGGAtctgaatctatttttttaaataatccccAGAAAGATAACCAGTCCTTTAGAGTCCCATCAAATTTTTGCAATTCAATCTTAGgcaacttaaaatttcttttttcactaaTGCGGAATGTTCTTCgccagttgaagtttgaattgtaacttctgaagtcggAGCAATTTCACAACCAGTATTACTTCGTAGACGAGAAAACAGATATACTCATGACTTTCTGAAATtttgcacaaaagaaaaaaaaagaagaaaagctaattttatttttggaaactgaGTCTTGACACCCAGAGGGATACTTCCTTAGCATGGATa encodes the following:
- the LOC129958454 gene encoding uncharacterized protein LOC129958454, encoding MRSGDLLVQVNSKKQAQQIRKLKALATFPVTVSSHASLNFSKGVITCGELFNVPLEEISEELKPQGVTHVRQITIRRDGQLLPTKHYVMTFDRPKIPEYLYAGYIKLPFRQYIPNPLRCFQCQRFGHSRANCRGTLTCARCAEKGHDSQKCNAEEKCVNCGENHASFSRSCERWKVEKEITSIKFKEDISYPEARKKVLNQTPKPGLSYASIVKTTFCVNCSCTNCAKYAPQPQNTEKSSDSEIENETNTTPVTNKSSRPKINSNSQKSLKLKLAKRGISQKDIRLKLKKSTSQNSVALGLATQGNVHKDLTSIFGKPKSPDSISLHPSDEEDE
- the LOC129958455 gene encoding uncharacterized protein LOC129958455, which codes for MHRHKTLTHCGIQTLMSSLREHYWLIRSRKTIRRVLKSCITCKRFEAKHLEIQAAPLLEDRLRDSATFEITGIDLAGPLFLKDGSKAWIVLFTCAVYRTVHLELVTSLTIAKFLLSLRWFIARRGRPSTICTDSGSNFHGSNQAPRRVDWQKIKSDTFVSRIQWKFIPLSSPCWGGFWERLIGLMKTILRKILGKACLKYEELLTILCNCGNVINSRPITYVSEDLELQPLTPAMFLRNLKETGVSDMDQIKSSSLQKRYIYRLKLREDLRKRFRSEYLDQLRRYAKKSRNSYIFSIGDIVLLETMAKRISWPLGKVVELIKGKDGIVRLVKVCTKQGELAPVRVSKEEPAPVPVSLKESAPVPVSQEVTSPVPVSPEDLLPTSQPRLINRYGRTLRTPHRLEL